A stretch of DNA from Bacillota bacterium:
GTTGAGAACCCGAATAGCGTGTTTTCTGTGATAGCCAAGCACATTCACTACTTCGTCGATCATGGCAGTCTTGGCTGATTGACTCCCGGTCTTGCAGTACCGTTCATGCATCTTCTCCAAGTACTCTTTACGGCTTCTCACTGACATCCTCACTAAGACCCCCCGTCGCGGTAACATTCTGTCGTGAGTGAGCCACTCCTCTTTGGGTAGCATTATAGGTGAGTGATTGCGAGTCCTTGCCAGAACCCGTAGGTCTTGTTAATGTATTTGGTGAACTGACTCGCCATATCTTTCACAGTGTACCCCCGCATCTTTTTTGTGGTGTCTTGTCAAACATCCACTTCGCAAGATGCAGGGGTATTCCTTTTAACCTGCTCAAAGTCTATATTGCAAGTATTGAGCTAACAGATCCAATTGAGCTAACCGTCTGACAGCGTTTTCGAAAATAGACCCTCCCTCAAACCTCTCCCTTCCCCCTCATCCTTGGCCATTTCTGTGATTCACCTGCGGAACCCCTGTATCGCGATCACCTGAAAGTTACCCAGGAAGGAGTAGCCCACTCACCGAAGAACGCTAGCCAGCGGGGGGTCATTCTGAAAATGCCAGTGCAGGGCTGTAAAGAGTACTTGGGGGTGCAAGGTAGGATATGGGCAGAAACCGCACATGGCATCCCGGCGCTGCGGACCGGACACTGGGTCCGGGGCAGGCCTCTCCCGCCTGGCCTGGCGGGGCTAGCACAGCACATCCAGGATCCTTCCGGTATCATCCGGGTCCTCCGGACTCTTGCCCCTCTGCCCAGCCTCGGAGTCCCCACGGCCGCTGCGGTTCCTGCTGTCCCGGTCCTTCAGGATGCCACTGTCCTGTGGCTTAGGCGAGGGACGAACCTCCTTCAGGCACTTCTCGGCCTCCTCCTGGAAGCTGGCCCTGAGACCGTACTGCGCGGTTTCAGCCTTGATTTCTTGCATACGTTGAGCCCTGGCCACGTCAGGCACCCGGCCCACCGAGCCCAGGTTGACATCGGAGGCCATGGAGAGGATACCCCCTTTCTATTGCAGTGTCCTCTCAGAAAGTCTGACCCAATGCTAGTTGGGGCTTTGGGGAGACACATCTGAGTTTTCCTCCACGTTGCCCCCTTAACCACTAAATCTCATGTGTTAGATTGATTTCTAGCGATAACGAGCGCCTCTTGGCATGAACGCCGCATCCGTGTACTTGGCGATCGAAAACTGCTCATCGTGCTTCCCAAATGTCGCTCCCATACCGACTTCCGTGAGTTCTTGCCACGTAGCTTTCCCCCTTGCCTCTCCTTGATCCCTCAAGGGGTCCGTTTTACGCCCGGTTTGACGGGCATTGTTCCCTATACTGATTCTTGAGGTGCGTACCCGCTCGCGGCGCTGGCTGTCCCTAAAAGCCGCCTTTTCGATCCCATACCGCAACTTACTCCTGTAAATCACTCACTTTCCCACGGTTCCCAGCCCTTTGGCAATCCCTGGGGGTTTCTGAGATGACTCCTACAGGAGGGACATCTTATCCCTGGCCAGCTTGCCTCTAAGCCTCATGATGGCCTTGCTGTGGAGCTGGGAAATGCGCGACTGCGACAGTTCCATGACCTCGGCTATCTCCTTGGCCGTGAGTCCCTCGTAGTAAAAGAGCGCCACCACCAGCCGTTCCTTTTCCGGGAGCACCTCAATGGCCTCGGCAAGGACCCTCTTGACATCCTCGATCTCCGCCTGGACGTCAGGGGGATTCACCGAGTCATCGGCTAGGGCCCAACCGTTTCGCCTGCCGGTTGAGTTAGGCTCGTCGCTCAGCAATTCATCCAGGGAAAGCAGGCTGGTGCCTGCGGTCTCCTTGAGCCGTCCCTGCAACTTGTCCATGGTGATGCCTAGGTGCCCGGCGATCTCCTCATCGGTCGCCGCCCTTCCCAGCTTGGCCTCCAGCTGCTGGTAGGCCCTTTCTATCTCCTTGGTGCGCTGTCTTACGGATGTGGGGACCCAGTCCAGTGCCCTCAGGCCGTCGAGCATTGCCCCCCTTATCCTGGCTACCGCGTAGGTCTCGAAACGAACCCCTCTCTCGGGTACGAAGCGTTCAATGGCCTCCATGAGCCCGAAGAACCCGTAACTTACCAGGTCATTAGGGTCGATGTAAGCCGGCAGGGTCATGGCTAGCCTGCCAGCTACGTACTTGACCAGGGGAGCATAGTTGAGGATCAGGTCCTCCCTGGCATGACTATCTTTGGTTATACTGTAGTAGGCCCACAGTGAAGACCTTTCCTGGCTGTCAGCGGAGCCCACGGCTACCCCTCCCCGGCTACAGAAGTCCAAGGCGCCTCATCCTGGCCTGCTCCGCAAAGACAAACCTGGTTATGTGGTCTTGAGTCTTCTCACTAGTATCCACAAAGGTGATGCCTGCCAGGTACCTTCCCTCGTCCCCAAGATCCAGCGTTTCCATCCACCTTACCTCGCCTTTCAGGGGCAGGAGCCCGTACTTGTCCAGGTCAACCCAGATCTCAAGCATGCTGCCCAGGGAAAGCCTCCCGCGTGATACCAGGGCCATGCCCCCACTGCTGAGATCCACGGTCCTGGCCTCAAAGACCTCCCCTTGACACGACTCCTTGCACTTCACCGGCAGCGAGATACTCAGCCTAACGAAGCCCCGCCGCTGGACCCGGCTTACCTCCGCTGGAGGCTCCAGGCCCACCAGGGTGATACCCTGTTGCACCTGGCGGGTGACAACACTCTCGAAGCTGTAGAGTGCCCTCTTCCCGGTGTAACGCACCTTTACCGGGGCGCCCGCAGTGAACAGCGCCAGCATGCTGGGATCCGCCGCCAGGGACACCAGGATCTCCTCGCCCCGGGGGCTGTTCACCCTGCCTGGCATCCAGGCCTCCAGGGAGGACCCCTTTCGCAGGAGGACTATCTCCACCCGGGTACCCTTCACAAGGGGTTCCACGCTCTTCACTTTCATCTTAGCGTCACCATCCCAACAGGTTCGACCTTGATGCCTGGCAAGAGCTCGCGATAACTCAGCACCGCGATGCGAGGCTCGTAGTGGTGGACAAGGGCTTTGAAGTGCCTCCTGATCTCCGGTGCGCACACCACTACCGGCATCCGCCCGTGCAGTGTGAACCTCTCCGCCAGGTCCGAAAGGGACTTCAGCATTGCCCGGATCTCCTCCGGCCGGAACAGGCCCAGTACCGAGGCCCCCGCGTTGATGCCCTCAGCTATACGCTTCTCCAGATCTGGATCCAGGGTCATAACCTGTGCGCGATCCTCATCCAATTCATAGACCTTGGTGATCTGCCGTCTCAGGGACACCCTTACCCAGTCAATGAGATCCTCGGGGTTCTTGGAGTACACGGCCCCATCCGCCAGCGCCTCGAGGATGGTGATGAGGTCACGCACGGGTATCCCCTCCTGGAGAAGCCCCTGGAGAACCTTCTGGACATCACCTATGCTTAGGGCGGACGGGACCAGTTCGTCCACGACAGCGGGATGAGTCTCCCTGATGGCCTCCACCATGGTCTTGACTTCCTGGCGTCCCAGGAGCTCGTGGGCGTGGCCCTTGATAACCTCAGTAAGGTGGGTCGCCAGCACCGAGGAGGGGTCCACCACTGTGTAGCCGCCCAGTTCCGCCTTCTCCCGGGCGTCCAGCGTCACCCACACAGCCTCCAGCCCGAACACGGGCTCGCGGGTGGTGATCCCCTCCAGCTCACCTGAGGCCGAGCCAGGGTTCATGGCCAGGTAGCGGTCGGGAAAGATCTCTCCCCCAGCCACCTTGAGTCCCCTGAGTTTGATCACATATTCGTTGGGCCTCAGGTGCCCGATGTTGTCCCTGATCCTCACAGGAGGCACCACGATCCCCAGGTCCGCCACGAGCTGGCGCCTTATGGAGACCACCCTGTCCAGGAGGTCACCGCCTTGACCCCCGTCAGCCAGGGGGATAAGCCCGTAGCCCAGTTCCACTCCCAGGGCATCCACCTCAAGAAGGCCCCTGACGTTCTCCGGGGCCAGGGGGTTGTCCCTGGCAACCCGTACCGGCCCGGCATGCTTGTTTTCCGTGACATGACGGCTGAGGTTCAGCGCCATGGTAGCCATGAGCCCGGACAGGAGGAAGAAGGGCAGCTTGGGCAAGCCCGGCGTCAGTGCCAGGAAGAAGAGGAGCCCCGATGCAACCCAGAGGACCTTCGGGTGCCCTAGCACCTGCTTAATCAGTTCACTGCCCAGGTTGCTCTCAGAGGCCGCCCGGGTGACAACCATGCCTGTGGCGGTGGATATAAGGAGGGCGGGGATCTGGGTTACCAGGCCGTCACCCACTGTGAGCAGGGCATACTTCTGCAAGGCAATCTCGAAGGGAAGCCCCTGCTGGAGCACACCGATGGTGAACCCCCCCACCAGGTTGATGGCGGTGATGATGAGACCGGCTATGGCGTCTCCCTTTACGAACTTGGCAGCACCGTCCATGGCCCCGTAGAAGTCAGCCTCTCGTTCAATGTCACGGCGACGCTGCCGGGCCTCGGATTCCGTTATGAGGCCGGCGTTAAGGTCCGCGTCTATGCTCATCTGCTTTCCTGGCATGGCATCCAGGGTGAACCTAGCCGCAACCTCAGCCACCCGCTCGGCACCCCGGGTGATGACGATGAACTGGATCACCACGAGGATCAGGAACACTATGAAGCCCACAACGGCGTTACCACCCACCACAAAGTCCCCGAAGCGCTCGATCACCTCCCCCGCGTAGCCGTAAAGGAGTATCAGCCTGGTGGAGGAAACGTTCAAGGCCAGCCTGAAGAGGGTGGCCACCAGGAGAAGTGCGGGGAACACTGAGAACCCCAGGGGCTCCGGGTTATACATGCTCACCAGGAGAACGACCAGGGCAAAGGCGAGGTTAAGGGATAAAAGCAGGTCCAAGAGGATGGTGGGCATGGGAATGACCATCATCACGACCATCCCGATGATGCCCACTGCGACTATGATGTCCCCAACCCTCAAGAGCCTCTGGTCCAAGACCGTGCCTCCTCCTAAATCCTTCCCTTGAGCCGGTAGACGAAGGCGAGCACCTCCGCGACGGCCTTGTAGAACTCTGCGGGAACGTAGTCCCCTATCTCCACAGCCCGGAAAAGCCCCTGCGCCAGGGGGACGTTCCTGACCACCATGACACCATGCTTCTCCGCCTCCTGGCGGATCCGGCGAGCCATGTGGCCCTCCCCTTTGGCCACCACCCTGGGCGCCGCCATCTTTAGGGCATCATACCTCAATGCCACGGCGTAGTGCGTGGGGTTGGCAACCACCACATCCGCCTTGGCGACATGGGCCATCATCCTTAGCCGTGCGATGGCCCGCTGGCGCTCCCTTATCTTCGCCCTCACCTCGGGACGACCCTCAAGGTGCTTCAGCTCTTCCTTCATCTCCTGCTTGGTCATCATGAGGCCCCGCTCGTGCTCCCAGCGCTGGAAGGCGTAGTCCATTCCAGCCACGACCAGGAGGGCAAACCCGCACCGGGTCATGATCTTGAAGGCAATGCTGCCTACGTAACCCACCGCTGGCACTAGGTCCGTGTGGGCCAGGGCAATGAGGGTGTCCAATTCAGCCCTGATGGTGAGATATGCAATGCTTGCCACGGCAGCGGTCTTTAGCAGGGCCTTTGCCATCTCAACCAGGGCCTTCTTGGAGAGGATCCGCTTTAGTCCCTCCAGGGGGTTGAGCCGGTTGAACTCGGGGTTCAAAGGAACAACAGTGAACAGGAAGCCCCCCTGCAGGACCCCTGTGGAGGTGCCCACCACCATCGCCACGGCAAAGAGGGGAAGCAGCATGAAGGCATAGCCCTGGAACGCGGGCACCACCAGACTGCCGAGACCCTCCCGGGTCACCTCGGGAAACCCCGAGCCCCAGAAGGCCTTTCCCAGTCTCCACATCCTGTCGGCCATGGCAGGACCCCATACCCTGAAGGCAACCGCCAGCGACAGCAGGAGCAGGGCTGAAGCCACCTCCGGGCTCCGGGCCACCTGCCCGCGGCCCCTGGCTTCCTGCCTGCGCCGAGGGGTCGGCGCCTCGGTCTTCTCTTGCGAAAATAGCTGCAAGTTCACTGCTCTACCCCTTCCACGCGGCCAGAACCCTCATGAGAAACACCGGGAGGTCTTCCACCAGGCGACCTGCCAGCCGTACGTACAGGGGCAGGGCAAGCCACATCATCACAGACCCCATAAGAACCTTCAGGGGAAGTCCCACTATGAAGACATTGATCTGTGGCACCGTCCTGGCGATGACGCCCAGGCCCAGGGTAGCCAGGAACAGGGCCGCTCCCACCGGCAGGCTCATCTTCAGGGCCACGAGGAACATTCCCCCGAAGGTTGCCACGGCCAAGTCTCCTATGCCTTTCCCAAAGGCGAAGGTGCCGGCGGGGATGAGCCTGAGGCTCTCCCAGTACCCCCCCAGGACCGAGTGGTGCCCCCCCATTTCCAGGAAGAGAACCAGGGCCAGGAGGTGCAGGAAGGTGCCCATCACCGGCGCCTGCCCACCTCGTTCCAGGTCGAGCGCGTTGACGATACCAAAGCCCATCTCCATGTCGATGAGCTGCCCCGCCACCTGGAGGGATACGAAGATGAGATTGGCCATGAAGCCCAGGGTAGCCCCGGTGGCGAACTCCCCAAGGCAACCGAGGGCAAAAGACACCAGGCCCGAGGGAATTCCGGCACCAGAC
This window harbors:
- a CDS encoding FliA/WhiG family RNA polymerase sigma factor; this encodes MDFCSRGGVAVGSADSQERSSLWAYYSITKDSHAREDLILNYAPLVKYVAGRLAMTLPAYIDPNDLVSYGFFGLMEAIERFVPERGVRFETYAVARIRGAMLDGLRALDWVPTSVRQRTKEIERAYQQLEAKLGRAATDEEIAGHLGITMDKLQGRLKETAGTSLLSLDELLSDEPNSTGRRNGWALADDSVNPPDVQAEIEDVKRVLAEAIEVLPEKERLVVALFYYEGLTAKEIAEVMELSQSRISQLHSKAIMRLRGKLARDKMSLL
- a CDS encoding PilZ domain-containing protein, giving the protein MKVKSVEPLVKGTRVEIVLLRKGSSLEAWMPGRVNSPRGEEILVSLAADPSMLALFTAGAPVKVRYTGKRALYSFESVVTRQVQQGITLVGLEPPAEVSRVQRRGFVRLSISLPVKCKESCQGEVFEARTVDLSSGGMALVSRGRLSLGSMLEIWVDLDKYGLLPLKGEVRWMETLDLGDEGRYLAGITFVDTSEKTQDHITRFVFAEQARMRRLGLL
- the flhA gene encoding flagellar biosynthesis protein FlhA; protein product: MDQRLLRVGDIIVAVGIIGMVVMMVIPMPTILLDLLLSLNLAFALVVLLVSMYNPEPLGFSVFPALLLVATLFRLALNVSSTRLILLYGYAGEVIERFGDFVVGGNAVVGFIVFLILVVIQFIVITRGAERVAEVAARFTLDAMPGKQMSIDADLNAGLITESEARQRRRDIEREADFYGAMDGAAKFVKGDAIAGLIITAINLVGGFTIGVLQQGLPFEIALQKYALLTVGDGLVTQIPALLISTATGMVVTRAASESNLGSELIKQVLGHPKVLWVASGLLFFLALTPGLPKLPFFLLSGLMATMALNLSRHVTENKHAGPVRVARDNPLAPENVRGLLEVDALGVELGYGLIPLADGGQGGDLLDRVVSIRRQLVADLGIVVPPVRIRDNIGHLRPNEYVIKLRGLKVAGGEIFPDRYLAMNPGSASGELEGITTREPVFGLEAVWVTLDAREKAELGGYTVVDPSSVLATHLTEVIKGHAHELLGRQEVKTMVEAIRETHPAVVDELVPSALSIGDVQKVLQGLLQEGIPVRDLITILEALADGAVYSKNPEDLIDWVRVSLRRQITKVYELDEDRAQVMTLDPDLEKRIAEGINAGASVLGLFRPEEIRAMLKSLSDLAERFTLHGRMPVVVCAPEIRRHFKALVHHYEPRIAVLSYRELLPGIKVEPVGMVTLR
- the flhB gene encoding flagellar biosynthesis protein FlhB; this translates as MNLQLFSQEKTEAPTPRRRQEARGRGQVARSPEVASALLLLSLAVAFRVWGPAMADRMWRLGKAFWGSGFPEVTREGLGSLVVPAFQGYAFMLLPLFAVAMVVGTSTGVLQGGFLFTVVPLNPEFNRLNPLEGLKRILSKKALVEMAKALLKTAAVASIAYLTIRAELDTLIALAHTDLVPAVGYVGSIAFKIMTRCGFALLVVAGMDYAFQRWEHERGLMMTKQEMKEELKHLEGRPEVRAKIRERQRAIARLRMMAHVAKADVVVANPTHYAVALRYDALKMAAPRVVAKGEGHMARRIRQEAEKHGVMVVRNVPLAQGLFRAVEIGDYVPAEFYKAVAEVLAFVYRLKGRI
- the fliR gene encoding flagellar biosynthetic protein FliR codes for the protein MWELSGITSHGGLFFLLFMRSLGVFFLAPAFGGRYMPVQVRAGLALGLTAFALPAVVASGAGIPSGLVSFALGCLGEFATGATLGFMANLIFVSLQVAGQLIDMEMGFGIVNALDLERGGQAPVMGTFLHLLALVLFLEMGGHHSVLGGYWESLRLIPAGTFAFGKGIGDLAVATFGGMFLVALKMSLPVGAALFLATLGLGVIARTVPQINVFIVGLPLKVLMGSVMMWLALPLYVRLAGRLVEDLPVFLMRVLAAWKG